A window of Vicia villosa cultivar HV-30 ecotype Madison, WI unplaced genomic scaffold, Vvil1.0 ctg.001554F_1_1, whole genome shotgun sequence contains these coding sequences:
- the LOC131635792 gene encoding uncharacterized protein LOC131635792, whose protein sequence is MGASFLFPKTNLTGSNQSKLIHKKKTSTPKSFASVVSNSVCDIPQSQFPQVCIKGNRLAITIPGEEYKLGVEACKHHLHGRVVWSKGSSPLTVVNLKEKLLSLWPSICKWSVTSLGKGFFKFAFSSLEDVQRVRSVSAWNLPQGVLKLFPWTKDFTPATLKQTSTQVWIRIHGLSQEYWRPKIPFAIDSSIGTPICIDFATNKLVFERPFGHFVRVLVDLNITRDLSYRILVERIGFAFFVDIEYEKLPEFCSHCS, encoded by the coding sequence ATGGGTGcttcctttcttttccctaaaACAAACTTGACAGGTTCGAATCAATCGAAACTGATTCATAAAAAGAAAACTTCAACCCCAAAATCATTTGCTAGTGTGGTATCAAACAGTGTTTGCGATATTCCACAGAGTCAATTCCCTCAAGTTTGTATTAAAGGTAATAGGCTTGCTATTACAATACCTGGAGAAGAATATAAGCTAGGAGTTGAAGCTTGCAAGCATCATCTTCATGGTCGCGTGGTCTGGTCTAAAGGTTCTTCGCCTCTCACGGTGGTAAACCTGAAGGAGAAGCTTTTGTCTCTTTGGCCATCAATATGTAAATGGAGTGTCACATCCCTTGGAAAGGGCTTCTTCAAATTTGCTTTTTCATCGCTGGAAGATGTACAACGTGTTAGATCGGTGAGTGCATGGAATCTTCCGCAAGGAGTCCTCAAACTCTTCCCTTGGACTAAAGATTTCACTCCAGCTACTTTGAAGCAAACTTCAACACAAGTTTGGATCAGGATCCATGGCCTTTCCCAAGAATACTGGAGACCAAAAATCCCTTTTGCAATAGACAGTAGTATTGGAACTCCAATATGCATTGACTTTGCAACTAACAAATTAGTTTTTGAAAGGCCTTTTGGTCATTTTGTTCGTGTATTGGTGGACCTGAATATAACTAGGGATCTGAGCTATAGGATTCTGGTGGAAAGAATTGGTTTCGCCTTCTTTGTGGATATAGAATATGAGAAGTTACCCGAGTTCTGTTCTCATTGTTCTTGA